A single genomic interval of Arachis duranensis cultivar V14167 chromosome 7, aradu.V14167.gnm2.J7QH, whole genome shotgun sequence harbors:
- the LOC107458871 gene encoding uncharacterized protein LOC107458871: protein MSNKSETQNPHIIDSDQEDDLIVLAYEDVSEGIQAYTRSLSGRIFSDRIFSVGTMEGALYTIWNKPEGFRVVKKSRNQFQFFFENDSDVTRIERGSPWLFKSFVIHVRRWK from the coding sequence ATGAGCAACAAATCAGAGACACAGAACCCTCATATAATTGATAGTGATCAGGAGGATGACTTGATCGTTTTAGCTTATGAAGATGTTTCCGAAGGAATTCAAGCCTATACACGGAGCCTGTCTGGAAGAATTTTCTCAGATCGGATCTTTTCCGTAGGTACCATGGAAGGAGCTCTATATACAATATGGAATAAACCAGAAGGATTCAGAGTAGTCAAAAAATCCAGGAACcagtttcaatttttctttgagaaCGACTCTGATGTAACTCGAATTGAGAGAGGTTCACCTTGGTTATTCAAGAGTTTTGTTATTCATGTTCGCAGATGGAAGTAA